The Tolypothrix sp. NIES-4075 DNA window GGTAATTATGCAGGCTTGGTTTTCTACTTCTAGGGTAATTTCGCCTTTAACATTACTAACAGTATCGGTTAGTAGTTTGGCAGGAAGTGCTACCTGACCTGAAGTTTCGACGTTAGCGGTGGTTGTAGTATGAATTGTGAGGTTAAGGTTTGTGCCTGTTGCTGATACTATCCCGTCTTCATCTGCAATCAGTAAGATATTTCCTAAAATTGGGTCAGTGGGTTTAGGACTGATTGCGAGGTAAGCGGTTTCTAGAATTTCTGCGAGTTTAGATTGTTCAATTGTTAGTTTCATTTGTTACTTGGTTTTTATTGTTTTGATTTCTTAACGGGCGCTATTTCTAGCACCCTTTTCGCTTAGATGAGGTAGTTTGTTTTAGTAAGGCAGTTTTTCTATCTCAGTACTGTATGCTGTATAGTCATGACCTGCTGTACTAGGAGGAAGTGCTGCTATTGGCATATCGCCTGCACCTATCAAGCGGTTATGTTCTGCTACAACGGTTGATGTTTTACCGATGCGGTGAGAGAATTCGGGATTTGCCTGCATTGTTGTTTGGATATCGATTTCTTTGCCTTCTGAGAAGAATTCGAGAAAATCGCTGCCATCGGGGTTTGGTGATTTGTAGGAAGTGACAACTGCTACCCAAGATTTATCTCTTTGGTTAACTGCTTCTTTCGGTTCAAGGGATGGTGTGAAGGTGGGTTGAAATGCACCAAGGCGATGAAACTCTGCACGTTTTTCAGCGACAGTTGTATCAGTAAATCGGGCGAATGCAACCTCTAGTTCGCGTTGGAACTGTTTGTAAGCCTCGCCAAATTTTGATGATGCAACGCCTTTGATTGACAAGACAATTGGTACTGAGTGCAGATTGTTATTATTTTCATCGACAAGTTGCAACAAGTAAAATCGTCTCAATACTGCGGCATCTTTGCCGAGTGCTTGGTACATTTCGTACCCATCAGGTGATTCGTACACCCCCACAATTTTGCCGTCATCGCGTTGTTCAATATATCTGGGAGAAACATCAAGAATGTGCATTCTGGGTGATTGCAACAACACTCCCATTTCTGGCGTACCACTGGAGAAGGTGTGCTTGTGTGTAGGTTCTTGTCCTTGCCAGTTAATTGCTGCTAAATACTTATCTTTTATAAACAACCCAACTTTTTCTGCAGCTGAATAAAGTATATCGTGAAGAATTAGGACTTAGTGACCCATTAGAAGATGCTTGGGAAAGTTATAATCTTTACACAAGTATTTATCAGCAACGCTGTGAATTACCTGTGATTGTACGTCATTGGGCATCGCGATTACTTCCTAAAGGTTATCCCCGTAAAATAATTCCTGGTTATGTACAACCTCCAGAGCAATTGGAATGGTGGCAAAACCTTAAACAGCGTCACCAAGGATTAAATGTTGAGGGTTTGCGGAATTATCTAATCAATTTACCAAAGGGAATTGATAATTTAGGAGCAGTAGTTTTTCTAAATTGGTTATACCAGTTTAATGTGTCTGAGGTTCGCCGCCCAAATTGGTTAGAGTGTGAATTCACAAGCTTTGGTGAAGCTGAAAAGAATGCATTTCCACTTCCATTGGATGAAGTTAAACTTTCAAAGGAACTACAACAGTTCTTTGGCTTTGAAACATTTAAAACACATCAACTAGAAATTGTCCAAGCACTGCTAAAAGGGAAGACAGTTCCTTTAGGTATCTTGCCCACTGGAGGAGGTAAAAGTATAATTTTCCAACTTCCAGCCCTTATCCTTTCCAAATATTATCGAGGTTTGTCTATCATTGTTTCTCCACTTCAAGCATTGATGGCAGATCAAGTACAAAATTTGAAAGAGAAATTGAAAAATCAACAACTATCTGAGTATGCTGAACGGGTAGAACTACTTACAGGAGCACAGTGCCTTGAAGAACAACGCCGTATTATTGAAGCCCTTTGGAATGGACAAGTAGATATTCTCTACTTATCTCCTGAACGATTGCGGCAACCAACAATTCAACGTATTCTTAAACATCGTCTTCCTCATCTGTGGGTACTTGATGAGGCTCACACTTTGTCCCAGTGGGGATATGATTTTCGACCAGACTTTTTACGAATTGCCGAAAGTCTTCAGAAATTTTACAAAAATGGACAGAATACTTCTATTCGTTGGGGTTTTGTTACTGCTACCGCAACACTCAAAGTTATTGAAGACCTGGAAGAAGCTGTAAAAAAACTTGACGGATTATGCTCAGGTTCTTTAGAGCGTTTGCCACTTGATGGAAAATCTTTTCAATGGCGTGACGAAATCAAAACTCATATAGAAATTGTGGAAAGACCTAAGTCACTTGATGATATCCCAGACTCAGAGCGACTTGAGAAGACCAAAGAATATCTAAAAAAACAGCAAAAAGAATATATAGAAAAATATCCTAATTTGGGTTTGGGTGTTGCTATTGTTTATGTTCCTACTCGCCGTATGGCAGAAAAATATGCAGAGCATCTTAATCAAGCTGACTTTAAAACAACCTATTTTCACTCCCGCATTTCTAACAAACAGCAAGTCTTGGAAGATTTTAAAGCCGGAAAAATAGAAGTAGTAGTCGCAACTAACGCTTTTGGTATGGGTATTGACAGAGAAGGTATCCATACTGTTATTCATGTTGCACCACCTGCTACCCCAGAAGCTTACGTACAAGAAATTGGTCGGCTTGCCCGTAACCAGGGGGAACGAGGTTCAGCTTATCTATTTTGGCATCAAGATGATTTTAACTGGATATTTGAGCAACAAGGCCGATCGCAAATTAGTTTTCAGGCTCTCAAAAGTTGCTGGGATTTAATTCGACCCCGACTAAAAACTCAAGACGCTTGGATAAGTACTTTGGATTTAGCGAAACCTTTATCTTTAGAAGAGCCAGAAGATTTAGAAATATTAGAGACTCAAGCACGGGTTGCTATCTTCTATTTGGAAAAAGCTGGATTGATACGGGAAGGAGAATCTTGTCCTTGCTACCTGAATATTTACTTGAAACGGGAACTTAACTTAGAAGAAATTGGTAAATTAAACGGTGATGCTAATAAATTAGCTTTGTTCTTATTTGATATTGGTTTTATAAGAACTCAAAGTAGTATTAAACTAGATGTACGCGAGGTATCTTTAGTAACGGGAATTTTGCCTCCATCTGTGATTAAGACTGTGCGTAAACTGGTTAATATTGGTTTAGTAAATTGGGAATATAAAATTGCTTTTAAATTTGAAAAGCAATCTAATAGAAAGCTGGAAAAGTTTAAATTAAGCACTCAAGCCTTTTTGAATTGGCTCCAGTCCGAATCACCAGAAATAGATGAAGAAAAATCTATATTGCTTCACGTAGAAGCTTTAGAAGAGAAATTAGGTAAAAAAGCACATATTGCATATAGTTTGAAGATTTTAACTCAACTAAAGTTAGCTACTTACACTAAAGAAAGTCGTGATAAAACTCGCCTATTTCTGAAACAAGAGGAAACACTAACTCAGTGGTTAGAGAGCGCAAACAAAATTTTGGAGAAACAATGGCAAGAAATTGACTATGTTGAAAATATTCTAGATAAGTTATTTAAGGAGAAAAACTGGAAGCGGGAAGATAGCCAACTTCTTGATTTAGCAGAATTAGAAACACGCATCGATATTCTTAAATATCCAAAATTAGACCTTTTGAAAGTTTTAGCTTTCATGCAACGTCTCGGAGTAGTTGTTTTGGGAAGAGGAGATTTAGGTAATTTAATGCTTTACCGTTTGCTTCCAGGAACGCGGGAAAGGTGGTCTAAAGGAGTGTACAAACCTCTGGATGAACACTATGCACAGCGAGATACACGCATTCAAATTATGCGCCAAGTCTTAGAGGCTGGAATGCAAGGTAAACCAGAATTAATCCACATATTAGAAGATTACTTTAACCTCTCTTTGGATAAATTTTCTCAACGTTACGAAAAAATACGTGAGAATCCACCAATTGTGGAAAAGATTTTAGAAAATCTCAATCCAACCCAAAAGCGAATTGTTACAGACGATCAAAGTCGTGCATTATTGGTATTAGCGGGGCCCGGTTCGGGTAAAACTCACACAATTGTAAGTCGTGTAGCTTATTTGGTATCAGCGAGAGGTGTTCCACCAGAACGTATTCTAGTTTTAGCTTACAATCGTACAGCAGCAGCTGAAGTGCGGAAACGGCTGCACCAACTTTTAGGTAAGCGTGGAACGCTGGTAGATGCTTTAACTTTTCATGCACTTGCAGCTAAACTGACAGGACTTAAAAGTGGTGATGCTCCCCAAGGAATTAAAGGTGAGGCGACTTTTAAGTGGTTGTTAGAGCAAGCTATTAGCCATCTTCAAGAAAACCATCCTGGATACCAATATATATTGGTGGATGAGTATCAAGATGTAAATGAATTGCACTACCAAATAATTACACGTTTGGCTGGTTTTGACAGTCAGGATGAAGACGAAAGCCAAAAAAGCTTCTTAATGGCTGTGGGTGATGATGATCAAAACTTGTTTGAGTGGAATGGTGCAAGTGTTGAGTTTATTCGCCATTTCCGTGAAGATTACAAAATACCAGAAAAAGATGTGATTCCTTTAGTGCAAAATTATCGTTCTCGCCCAACTATTGTTGAGTTTGCTAATAGTTTTATCGAAAAGGCGATCGCTCCAATAAACCGACTCAAGGGAGTCAACGAAAGAATACAGGCTGTTAACACTCAGCAGCCCGGAAAAGTGTTTTGGGGAGAGTATGGACATTTGTACGATGCGGCTGAGTGGATTTCTGAAAAAATAGCCGAAATTTTGACTCAACCTGGTGAAATTCAGAAAGAAAAAATAGCAGTTTTGGCACATTGCTGGAAAGACCTGCGTTTTTTACAGCATGTTTTGCGAGATAGTTGGGGAAACGACCAAGATATTGCTTACCAGTTATACAACACACAAGATAATTTACGTCCTATCAAGAGTTGTGTCGGTCAAGCAGTCCTACAAGAATTACGGAAAGAACCTAATCTGCACATTTCTAACCCCCAAGCTCATCTTGAAGACTTACGCCAAAAATTGGGTTATAGCGATCGCGATGCTGCTTGGTCATCATTGCTACAGGTTTTGTCAGGTTGTTTACAGATGACACAAGAGGATATGGCATACCTCTTAGAAGAAGCTCGTCCTGTACGACCTGGGCAAGTGATTCTATCCACCTTTCATAGTGCCAAAGGTTCAGAATTTAGTCACGTTTTTGTGTTGGAAGATGGTTTTGTACATAAGAGTAAGCTAGAAAGTCGTGCTAGGGAGTTATACGTAGGATTCACAAGAGCCAAGGAGGAATTATATATACTCTTTAGCAAGAATACGCATTTACCACACCCAATATTATTGGATGTTTTCAATAGTATGAACTCTCATCAATATATTCAGAATGTTCAGATAGCTCAAGTTAATTTACCCCCTAGTATTCGCTATCAATGGTTTCTAGATCCAAGAGACTTATATTTAAGTCAGCAGATGGTCACAAACCAATGGGGACAAGAACGGATAAAAGCTTATGCTCGTGAATGGGGACATCTTTGCTTAATGCCTCAAAACAACAATCAAGTTCCCCGTGAGATTTGCTGTAATTCTCTACAGAATGGCGATTTAAGTGCTGGTGTTGTAGCTGTTCTCTCTGAAAAAGGAAAGGAGCAGCTACAGAGACATCTTAATGTCAATCAACATTTAGTTGTAAGGGGTCATACTATCTTTCGTGTCGAGCTAGATGATAACTTTTTTCAAAATACTGGTGAACAGGGACACGAGGATCACCACTATGTTGTTTTGCCTTACTTTGAGGTGGAAGAAGCATTAGTTATCTAAGACCTTGCAGTTCGTTGGGGTTTAATTTCAAGCATTTTATTAGTAAGTTTGGTGACATTACTGACTTTCCAACCAGCAAGCTTGCACTTAGTAACTGCTAGTTCTAATTCTTGCTGTGTAAGGATTTTGTATCTCGCATAGTTTCCGAATTTAGGGAAAATGTACGTGACATACCTAGTTTCATCAATTTGGCAGTACGCCATACGCTTGTAGTACACTATGGTTTAATAATTTTGATGATCCTAGTAGCTACATTTGTAGGGTTATTTGAACTCAATAAGGCATCTTTATCTACCAACTCGACATAGCTATTATTGCTCTGTAGCCACTCTTTGAAACTTTGATACTTCCGGTTGAAGAAAACCGACTCAGGTACGACTGAAACTAATACACCACCTGATATAATTAACTTCCAAGCTTGATAGATATGTTCGACAAGTTCGCAAAATGGAGGATTCATGATACAGGCA harbors:
- a CDS encoding DUF5895 domain-containing protein; protein product: MLHDILYSAAEKVGLFIKDKYLAAINWQGQEPTHKHTFSSGTPEMGVLLQSPRMHILDVSPRYIEQRDDGKIVGVYESPDGYEMYQALGKDAAVLRRFYLLQLVDENNNNLHSVPIVLSIKGVASSKFGEAYKQFQRELEVAFARFTDTTVAEKRAEFHRLGAFQPTFTPSLEPKEAVNQRDKSWVAVVTSYKSPNPDGSDFLEFFSEGKEIDIQTTMQANPEFSHRIGKTSTVVAEHNRLIGAGDMPIAALPPSTAGHDYTAYSTEIEKLPY
- a CDS encoding UvrD-helicase domain-containing protein, yielding MIVRHWASRLLPKGYPRKIIPGYVQPPEQLEWWQNLKQRHQGLNVEGLRNYLINLPKGIDNLGAVVFLNWLYQFNVSEVRRPNWLECEFTSFGEAEKNAFPLPLDEVKLSKELQQFFGFETFKTHQLEIVQALLKGKTVPLGILPTGGGKSIIFQLPALILSKYYRGLSIIVSPLQALMADQVQNLKEKLKNQQLSEYAERVELLTGAQCLEEQRRIIEALWNGQVDILYLSPERLRQPTIQRILKHRLPHLWVLDEAHTLSQWGYDFRPDFLRIAESLQKFYKNGQNTSIRWGFVTATATLKVIEDLEEAVKKLDGLCSGSLERLPLDGKSFQWRDEIKTHIEIVERPKSLDDIPDSERLEKTKEYLKKQQKEYIEKYPNLGLGVAIVYVPTRRMAEKYAEHLNQADFKTTYFHSRISNKQQVLEDFKAGKIEVVVATNAFGMGIDREGIHTVIHVAPPATPEAYVQEIGRLARNQGERGSAYLFWHQDDFNWIFEQQGRSQISFQALKSCWDLIRPRLKTQDAWISTLDLAKPLSLEEPEDLEILETQARVAIFYLEKAGLIREGESCPCYLNIYLKRELNLEEIGKLNGDANKLALFLFDIGFIRTQSSIKLDVREVSLVTGILPPSVIKTVRKLVNIGLVNWEYKIAFKFEKQSNRKLEKFKLSTQAFLNWLQSESPEIDEEKSILLHVEALEEKLGKKAHIAYSLKILTQLKLATYTKESRDKTRLFLKQEETLTQWLESANKILEKQWQEIDYVENILDKLFKEKNWKREDSQLLDLAELETRIDILKYPKLDLLKVLAFMQRLGVVVLGRGDLGNLMLYRLLPGTRERWSKGVYKPLDEHYAQRDTRIQIMRQVLEAGMQGKPELIHILEDYFNLSLDKFSQRYEKIRENPPIVEKILENLNPTQKRIVTDDQSRALLVLAGPGSGKTHTIVSRVAYLVSARGVPPERILVLAYNRTAAAEVRKRLHQLLGKRGTLVDALTFHALAAKLTGLKSGDAPQGIKGEATFKWLLEQAISHLQENHPGYQYILVDEYQDVNELHYQIITRLAGFDSQDEDESQKSFLMAVGDDDQNLFEWNGASVEFIRHFREDYKIPEKDVIPLVQNYRSRPTIVEFANSFIEKAIAPINRLKGVNERIQAVNTQQPGKVFWGEYGHLYDAAEWISEKIAEILTQPGEIQKEKIAVLAHCWKDLRFLQHVLRDSWGNDQDIAYQLYNTQDNLRPIKSCVGQAVLQELRKEPNLHISNPQAHLEDLRQKLGYSDRDAAWSSLLQVLSGCLQMTQEDMAYLLEEARPVRPGQVILSTFHSAKGSEFSHVFVLEDGFVHKSKLESRARELYVGFTRAKEELYILFSKNTHLPHPILLDVFNSMNSHQYIQNVQIAQVNLPPSIRYQWFLDPRDLYLSQQMVTNQWGQERIKAYAREWGHLCLMPQNNNQVPREICCNSLQNGDLSAGVVAVLSEKGKEQLQRHLNVNQHLVVRGHTIFRVELDDNFFQNTGEQGHEDHHYVVLPYFEVEEALVI